AGTCGGGGACCGGCGAGCGCTTGAAAGTACCGTCGCCGCCCTATTCGTGTCGAATATCTGTAAAGACGTGCGTCCGGGGTGCTAGTCGAAAGCGGATACACCGGCAGGGGCCAGCCGTAAAGAAGTGGAAAGGGTTATCAACCGCTCTGTGTGGATTGTATAAGCAATGACCGACCACTTCGACGTGGTAATCGCCGGGGCCGGGCCCGCCGGTGCCCAGTGTGCCCGCGACGTCGCTTCGAGGGGGTACGACGTCGTCGTCCTGGAGACCGAACCGGAAGCCGAGTTCCCGCGCGCGAGCAACAAGTCCACCGGTGGAACGTTCCCGTCGATGATGTCGTCGTTCAACATCCCCGACGACGTCGTGATGCACTTCACCGACAACGTCGTCCTCGAATCCCCGAACCACCACTTCGCCCAGAAACAGGCCGGTGCCGTCCTCGAATTCGCCGATTTCAAGCAATTCCTCGTCGAGGACAGCCGCGAGGAAGGCGCGGAGTACTACTTCGACGCTCGCGTCGCGGGACCGATCGAAGAGGGCGGTGCGGTCGTCGGCGTCCGGTACAACGGCGATCAGGAAGTCTACGGCGACGTCGTCGTCGACGCGACCGGGCCCTCCGCGGCGCTGGCGAAACCGCTCGGCGTGAGCGACCTCGAACGCGAGAAGCAGGCCATCGGTATCGAGTACGAGTTCGAGAACGTCGACCTCGACCATCCCGACTACGCCGACCTGCACGACGCGATGATGCTCAGACTCGACCACGAGTACGCGCCCGGCGGGTACGCCTGGATCTTCCACACCGGCGAGGACACCGCCAAAGTGGGCTTGTGTTACATCCAGAACGAGGGCTACCGTCAGTACTCCGACGAGCAACGGACGATCGACGGCTATCTCGATCACTGGATGGAGACCGACCCCCGCTTCGAGAACGCAGAGAAGGTCGCGGGCAAGCAACACCGCGGGTCGGCACACATCCAGTCGCCCGGGCAGTTGAGCACGGACAACTTCATCGCGATCGGCGACACGGTCCCGACGATCGATCCGCTGTGGGGCGAGGGGATCAACAAGGGGATGCAGTCGGCGCGGGCCGCTGCGATCACCGTCGATCACTGCCTGACCCCCGACGAGCCTGACACCTCCGCGGAGAACATCTCCGTCTACAACGACCTCTGGCACGAGAACGTCGCGCCGAACATGGAGTCGCGACTGTTCATGACCGAACTGATGTACTTCGCGCCGAACTCCCGCTACGACACGTTCATGCGCGACCTCAACAACCTCGACCTGCAGACGATGCGCCGCGCCAACGAGGGCAGCTGGCGCGCCATCTCGAAGCTTATCCACCTCAAAGACGTCCCGCTGCTGGCGAAGTTCGCGGCCCATCGGTTTCGGAGCTAGGCAAGCACAACCTATTCCTCCCCGTGTTCGGTATCGACATTCATGACTGACGACTCCGGACGGACCAGTCGTTTCCCGACTCGCCGTCAGATTCTGGGAACGACGGCGGCCGGTATCGGCGGCCTCACCGGTTGTACCGAACTCCTCGGAGCCTCGACCGAGACTATCGATCCGCCGTCGACACTGATCGCCACCTGGCGCACGAGTGATCCCACCCACCAGGTCACCCTCCAGTGGGTCGTCGAGTCCGACGAGCAGCCCGACCCCGTCGATATCGCGCTCTCTCCCAGTGCCAACAGCAAGGCGACCAACGAGACAGCTGTCGCGCGGTTCGGCCCGGTCGACTCGTACCCTCCGATGTACCGTCACCGGGCGACGTTCGAGGCGCTCGCGCCGGACACCGACTTCGAGATCGAACTTCGGGGCAAGCCGACCGGATTGACGGTCCGGACGGCACCCGAATCCATCGACGAACCGCTGACGTTCGCCCAGGGTGGCGACATCGGGACCACGGGATTCGTTCCGGACCTCCACCAGCAGGCGGCCTCGTGGGACCCGCTGTTCGCGCTTGTCGGTGGCGACCTGGCCTACGCCGATGGGGTGAGCGTCTCGCCGTGGATCACGTTTCTCGAGCAGTGGCACGAACACATGCGCTCGGACGGTCGTCTGATCCCCATCGTCGCGGGGATCGGCAACCACGAGGTCCAGGGCGGGATGCACGGCAGCCCCGAGGACGCTCCCTTCTACTACGACCTGTTCGACAACGAGGTGCGCGACCAGGCGTACTGGGCGATCGACATCGGCGACAGCGTCTCGTTCCTGATCCTCGACTCGAATCACACTACTGAGGTGCCTGGTGAGCAGACCGAGTGGCTCGAATCGGCGCTGGCCGAGCGAGCTGACTGGGAGCACGTCGCGGCCGTGAGCCACGTTCCGGCCTACCCCTCCTCGAAACCGATCACCGGCGCTGGCCGAGACCGCGTCGACGTTCGGGATCACTGGGTGCCGCTGTTCGAAGCATACGACGT
The Halapricum salinum genome window above contains:
- a CDS encoding digeranylgeranylglycerophospholipid reductase — translated: MTDHFDVVIAGAGPAGAQCARDVASRGYDVVVLETEPEAEFPRASNKSTGGTFPSMMSSFNIPDDVVMHFTDNVVLESPNHHFAQKQAGAVLEFADFKQFLVEDSREEGAEYYFDARVAGPIEEGGAVVGVRYNGDQEVYGDVVVDATGPSAALAKPLGVSDLEREKQAIGIEYEFENVDLDHPDYADLHDAMMLRLDHEYAPGGYAWIFHTGEDTAKVGLCYIQNEGYRQYSDEQRTIDGYLDHWMETDPRFENAEKVAGKQHRGSAHIQSPGQLSTDNFIAIGDTVPTIDPLWGEGINKGMQSARAAAITVDHCLTPDEPDTSAENISVYNDLWHENVAPNMESRLFMTELMYFAPNSRYDTFMRDLNNLDLQTMRRANEGSWRAISKLIHLKDVPLLAKFAAHRFRS
- a CDS encoding purple acid phosphatase family protein — translated: MTDDSGRTSRFPTRRQILGTTAAGIGGLTGCTELLGASTETIDPPSTLIATWRTSDPTHQVTLQWVVESDEQPDPVDIALSPSANSKATNETAVARFGPVDSYPPMYRHRATFEALAPDTDFEIELRGKPTGLTVRTAPESIDEPLTFAQGGDIGTTGFVPDLHQQAASWDPLFALVGGDLAYADGVSVSPWITFLEQWHEHMRSDGRLIPIVAGIGNHEVQGGMHGSPEDAPFYYDLFDNEVRDQAYWAIDIGDSVSFLILDSNHTTEVPGEQTEWLESALAERADWEHVAAVSHVPAYPSSKPITGAGRDRVDVRDHWVPLFEAYDVDVVFEHDDHTYKRTHLLEGGEQADDGVLYVGDGAWGKGGREAASTEERPYLAVSKSKRHVIRTTFAPDGTRQYRAVDPDGETIDRFDGNGQPVAEN